Proteins from a genomic interval of Corynebacterium freiburgense:
- a CDS encoding primosomal protein N', with the protein MSTARVLAPEVPIAQVLPLLGLPQLDRYFDYQIDAKHHDEVQPGVRVRIRFGGRLVDALVVSRSSYSEHDGKLSWIERVISPDVVYPLQTRELIDALCERYAGVRSDLIRSAIPARHAQAEHADTRTPWAELGEAEEPDLSQWSSYAFGQSFVDAVLAGAKARAAWQIAPGEDWATALAALAIKTVIDGGGALIVVPDQRDVDALETACKQWVSAKQITVLGSALGPQARYRRFLSVLHGQGRLVIGTRSAAFAPVQNLRLAVVLHDGDENLCDPRAPYVHAREVLTMRSAKQQCALIIGGHSRTAETQLMVEQGWLHNLVAPRDVIRTRMPHIRAAGDSDFALERDPRAGSARLPQIAFQAVREAFGRGEPVLVQVPRKGYVPTLACGNCRAPARCRHCNGPLGLPTGGEAAVPTCRWCGRPSLRHRCGECGSVKLRAVVLGAGRTAEELGRAFPGVKVVTSGGAHIIDSIGDGPQLVVATPGAEPKGRYGALLLLDTWALLGRQDLRATEDTLAKWAAAATLVHRGGDVVIMANPGLSVVQSLIRWDMVQAAAFELAERREVDFPPAVRMAAIDAPGKTLDHFLELIELPEGGEILGPVDLPLGVHLPGEYDEQKFGFPQRVLVRVPVVHGMKLGKALRAAQVARATRKDTLPLRVQIDPLHIG; encoded by the coding sequence ATGTCGACTGCCCGGGTCCTTGCGCCTGAAGTGCCAATCGCGCAGGTTTTGCCGCTGTTGGGGTTGCCGCAGCTTGATCGCTACTTTGATTATCAAATCGACGCCAAGCATCATGACGAGGTGCAACCGGGTGTTCGTGTGCGTATTCGATTTGGTGGACGGCTTGTGGATGCATTAGTGGTGTCTCGCTCATCTTATTCAGAGCATGATGGAAAATTATCCTGGATCGAGCGGGTGATTTCTCCAGATGTTGTGTATCCCCTCCAAACACGTGAATTAATTGATGCGTTATGTGAACGATATGCGGGGGTGCGTAGTGATTTAATTCGTTCTGCTATTCCAGCTCGCCATGCACAGGCTGAGCATGCGGATACGCGGACACCGTGGGCAGAGTTGGGTGAGGCAGAAGAGCCAGACCTTTCGCAGTGGTCTTCGTATGCATTCGGACAGTCATTTGTCGACGCCGTGCTCGCTGGGGCAAAGGCACGTGCGGCTTGGCAAATAGCGCCCGGTGAGGATTGGGCTACGGCATTAGCGGCGCTTGCAATAAAAACGGTGATTGATGGTGGCGGCGCATTGATTGTGGTCCCGGATCAACGGGATGTTGATGCTCTAGAAACAGCATGTAAACAATGGGTTTCCGCCAAGCAGATTACCGTTTTAGGGTCTGCATTGGGGCCGCAGGCTCGGTATCGCAGATTCCTTTCTGTATTGCATGGGCAAGGCCGATTGGTCATTGGCACGCGTAGTGCTGCATTTGCCCCTGTGCAGAATCTTCGGTTGGCTGTGGTGCTGCACGATGGGGACGAAAACCTATGCGATCCCCGTGCGCCGTATGTACATGCGCGCGAAGTGCTTACAATGCGTAGTGCTAAACAGCAATGCGCATTGATTATTGGTGGACATTCCCGCACCGCAGAGACTCAATTAATGGTTGAGCAGGGCTGGTTGCATAATTTGGTGGCACCTCGCGATGTGATTCGAACACGTATGCCGCATATTCGTGCGGCGGGTGATTCGGACTTTGCATTGGAGCGTGACCCGCGCGCTGGTAGTGCTCGCTTGCCGCAAATTGCTTTCCAGGCGGTTCGCGAGGCTTTCGGTAGAGGCGAGCCAGTTCTCGTTCAGGTTCCGCGTAAAGGGTATGTGCCTACCTTAGCTTGCGGAAATTGTAGAGCCCCGGCTAGGTGTAGACACTGCAATGGGCCACTTGGTTTACCTACTGGTGGGGAAGCTGCAGTACCAACGTGTCGCTGGTGCGGGCGCCCTTCGTTACGGCACCGCTGTGGGGAATGTGGCTCGGTAAAACTACGCGCTGTTGTATTAGGTGCCGGGCGCACGGCCGAAGAATTAGGAAGAGCGTTTCCCGGGGTAAAAGTAGTTACCTCTGGAGGTGCACATATTATCGATTCAATTGGCGACGGCCCACAGCTCGTTGTTGCCACTCCGGGTGCGGAGCCCAAGGGGCGCTATGGCGCCTTATTGTTACTGGATACATGGGCACTATTGGGCAGACAAGATCTTCGAGCAACAGAGGATACCCTGGCCAAATGGGCAGCAGCGGCCACTCTGGTACATCGTGGCGGGGATGTGGTTATTATGGCAAATCCTGGCTTAAGTGTTGTGCAATCGCTGATTCGTTGGGATATGGTGCAGGCTGCAGCTTTTGAACTTGCGGAACGCCGTGAAGTGGATTTTCCACCAGCTGTTCGAATGGCAGCTATTGATGCGCCGGGAAAAACGCTCGATCACTTTCTTGAACTTATAGAATTACCCGAAGGTGGAGAGATTTTGGGCCCGGTGGATTTGCCGCTTGGTGTACACCTGCCCGGCGAGTATGACGAACAAAAGTTCGGTTTTCCGCAGCGCGTATTGGTACGTGTGCCAGTGGTACACGGTATGAAACTCGGTAAAGCACTGCGGGCCGCACAAGTGGCTCGGGCAACACGCAAAGACACGCTTCCACTGCGAGTGCAAATAGACCCACTACATATTGGCTAA
- a CDS encoding SDR family NAD(P)-dependent oxidoreductase gives MELTMDLQLANKHFVISGISKGIGRSVAFEIMQEGGFAHGISRNEDDLKKFGMECESLFARTQYLSSADIRDRASLKESLDYIGDLSGGIHGIVHCAGFGSRGRILDFSIKDWEEQFQVKVLGLLNMLEFSLPWFKEDSIGKVVILNGITANKPEFEMAAVSACRASVSNLAKSLAHDLAPKATVNVINLGPIITSRQLDQWKRSGSKIPFEDWLSWETKRRGVLLNRFGRPEEVAALAAYLLSPLSNYMTGSFISFDGGISVS, from the coding sequence ATGGAGTTAACAATGGATTTGCAGTTAGCGAATAAGCATTTTGTAATAAGCGGCATATCAAAAGGTATTGGGCGGAGTGTCGCATTCGAAATAATGCAAGAGGGTGGCTTTGCACACGGAATTTCGCGCAATGAAGATGATCTTAAGAAATTCGGCATGGAATGCGAATCTTTATTTGCTAGAACTCAGTATCTCAGCAGTGCGGATATACGGGACCGGGCAAGTTTAAAAGAATCACTAGATTACATTGGTGATTTGAGTGGCGGAATTCATGGAATAGTTCATTGCGCAGGATTTGGTAGTCGAGGTAGGATTTTGGATTTTTCAATAAAAGATTGGGAAGAACAATTCCAAGTAAAAGTTTTAGGCCTCTTGAATATGTTAGAGTTTTCGTTGCCCTGGTTTAAAGAAGATTCGATTGGCAAGGTAGTAATCTTAAACGGTATCACCGCCAATAAGCCAGAGTTTGAGATGGCTGCTGTAAGTGCATGTCGTGCTAGTGTATCTAACCTCGCCAAGTCTTTAGCGCATGATTTAGCACCAAAGGCAACTGTTAACGTAATTAACCTAGGGCCGATAATAACAAGCAGGCAACTTGACCAATGGAAACGTTCTGGTTCTAAAATACCCTTTGAAGATTGGCTATCATGGGAGACTAAACGACGGGGAGTTCTACTTAATCGCTTTGGGCGTCCCGAAGAAGTTGCTGCGCTCGCTGCTTATTTGTTATCTCCACTAAGTAATTATATGACTGGAAGCTTTATTAGTTTTGATGGGGGGATTAGTGTTTCGTAA
- a CDS encoding cytochrome b5 domain-containing protein yields MLFWVIAITVALVVLIGGFFLLAPMLSPGEHVGDRTKLERVFNDDEQRIIASNKLTSDELAEYNGEDGKPAYVAIDSVVYDVSNIPSWARGKHHGVPAGTDATEKFVQSNHQKQTLQNMKVVGSIDP; encoded by the coding sequence ATGCTGTTTTGGGTCATTGCAATCACAGTTGCACTCGTTGTACTCATTGGAGGATTTTTCCTGCTAGCACCGATGCTTTCACCTGGTGAACACGTTGGAGACAGAACAAAATTAGAGCGAGTGTTCAATGATGATGAGCAACGAATCATCGCCTCAAACAAGCTCACTAGCGATGAACTCGCTGAATATAATGGAGAGGATGGAAAACCAGCTTATGTAGCGATAGATAGCGTGGTCTATGACGTATCAAATATCCCTTCCTGGGCACGCGGAAAACATCATGGAGTGCCAGCCGGCACCGATGCCACAGAAAAATTCGTACAATCGAACCACCAAAAGCAAACACTGCAAAATATGAAGGTAGTGGGCTCTATTGACCCGTAG
- a CDS encoding TetR/AcrR family transcriptional regulator — translation MADAKQNLLDAARSVFLLHGYKKTSVADIAAAANLAVGSVYKFYPSKKELFIDVYLAENAKIKRELIQSINWENPRHSFPEFLQQITKITTQNKILQAWNEPNFGPELHEKCAQQLQTSEFGQFLRLQTDIWRQQGLLPEQYSVDFLERVLDAAHQIDFTFQIDTEMKSFILAAIIEKLFTEN, via the coding sequence ATGGCGGACGCAAAACAAAATCTGCTAGATGCAGCACGATCTGTGTTTTTACTCCATGGTTATAAGAAAACCTCAGTAGCCGACATCGCTGCCGCAGCAAACCTTGCTGTAGGCAGCGTCTACAAATTCTACCCATCCAAAAAAGAGCTTTTTATAGACGTCTACCTTGCCGAAAATGCCAAAATAAAACGCGAGCTCATCCAGTCCATCAATTGGGAAAATCCTCGGCACAGCTTTCCAGAATTTTTACAACAAATCACCAAGATAACTACACAAAATAAAATCCTCCAAGCCTGGAATGAACCAAATTTCGGCCCGGAACTTCATGAAAAGTGCGCCCAACAACTACAAACCTCGGAATTCGGACAGTTCCTACGCCTACAAACCGACATTTGGCGGCAGCAAGGACTCCTCCCCGAGCAATACTCAGTCGATTTTTTGGAACGTGTGCTCGATGCTGCCCACCAAATCGATTTTACTTTTCAGATCGATACAGAAATGAAGTCTTTCATTCTAGCCGCAATTATAGAGAAGCTATTTACAGAAAATTAG
- a CDS encoding aspartate aminotransferase family protein, whose product MTTNADIQDLDRSYVFHSWSAQDLIAPLPVQSGEGSYFWDYEGNKYLDFTSQLVNLNLGHQHPRLIQAIKDQADRLATVAPSFAEETRSKLAQGIIDAVGNEYFANVFFTNGGTDAVEHAVRMARLHTGRRKVMSMYRSYHGATATAISLTGDPRRWANEPSDTSVVHFFGPYLYRSMFYANTPEEESERALKHLEQQILLEGPETIAAIIIESVVGTNGILVPPPGYLEGVRKLCDAHGIMYIADEVMAGFGRTGAFFAYQHFNVVPDLITFAKGVNSGYVPLGGVVISHAIRATFGTRAFPGGLTYSGHSLACAPGVETLKIFEEEQTLAHVNDLADRIIKPRLEALADKFDCVGEVRGVGMFWAIEFVKNKATREPLVPFNPSAEENAPMLALAAGCKERGLWPFTHFNRMHVVPPLNISEAELEEGLDIIEAAIEATLG is encoded by the coding sequence ATGACAACAAATGCAGATATTCAAGACCTGGATCGGTCGTATGTTTTTCATTCATGGTCGGCCCAGGATCTTATAGCGCCGCTGCCGGTACAGTCAGGGGAGGGTAGCTACTTTTGGGATTATGAAGGCAATAAATACCTTGACTTTACGTCCCAATTGGTGAACCTAAATTTAGGGCACCAGCACCCGCGGCTGATTCAAGCGATAAAGGACCAGGCTGATCGCCTGGCTACAGTAGCCCCAAGTTTTGCCGAGGAAACCCGATCAAAGCTTGCGCAGGGGATTATCGATGCTGTAGGAAATGAGTATTTTGCCAATGTGTTTTTCACCAATGGCGGCACCGATGCGGTTGAACATGCTGTGCGAATGGCGCGGTTGCATACGGGGCGTCGAAAAGTAATGTCAATGTACCGCTCCTATCACGGTGCCACCGCAACTGCGATTAGCCTTACCGGCGATCCACGGCGCTGGGCCAATGAACCTAGCGACACTTCCGTGGTGCACTTCTTTGGGCCATATTTGTATCGCAGTATGTTCTACGCGAATACACCTGAGGAAGAATCCGAACGTGCACTAAAACACCTAGAGCAGCAAATCCTGCTGGAAGGACCGGAAACTATTGCTGCAATTATTATTGAAAGTGTAGTGGGAACAAATGGTATTTTGGTTCCGCCACCTGGGTATTTAGAGGGTGTGCGCAAACTCTGTGATGCCCACGGCATTATGTATATCGCTGATGAGGTGATGGCTGGATTTGGTCGCACAGGAGCGTTCTTTGCATATCAGCACTTTAATGTGGTTCCGGACTTGATTACCTTCGCAAAAGGGGTGAATTCTGGATATGTGCCGCTTGGCGGTGTGGTGATTTCGCATGCGATTCGTGCCACGTTTGGCACACGGGCATTCCCCGGTGGGTTGACGTATTCGGGACATTCACTGGCATGTGCACCGGGCGTTGAAACCCTAAAGATCTTTGAAGAGGAACAAACGCTGGCGCATGTAAATGATTTGGCGGATCGCATTATCAAACCACGCCTAGAAGCGCTCGCCGATAAGTTTGATTGCGTGGGTGAAGTGCGTGGGGTTGGCATGTTCTGGGCCATTGAATTTGTAAAAAACAAGGCAACACGTGAGCCGCTTGTGCCATTTAACCCAAGTGCTGAGGAAAATGCGCCAATGCTGGCATTAGCTGCTGGATGTAAAGAGCGTGGGTTGTGGCCGTTTACCCACTTCAATCGTATGCATGTGGTTCCTCCTTTAAATATCAGCGAAGCCGAGTTGGAGGAAGGATTGGATATTATCGAAGCGGCAATTGAAGCTACGCTTGGCTAG
- a CDS encoding CoA-acylating methylmalonate-semialdehyde dehydrogenase, producing the protein MLVSHFIGGVAVDDSARFGTVMNPSTGEETGRVGFASESTLEKAIDAAEQAFPAWRATGMAKRANIMFRLREIITSRADELAAVISQEHGKVLSDAAGEITRGLENVEFCAGLLHHMKGEFLEQAAHGIDVHQTRQPLGVVACITPFNFPAMVPLWMITTAIAAGNTVILKPSERDPSAANWIAEAFHEAGLPPGVLNVVHGDKAAVDQLLDSPRIRAVSFVGSTPVARAIYTRAAAQGKRVQALGGAKNHMVVMPDADLDAAADAAVSAGYGSAGERCMAISVVVAVGNIADELVEKIVSRTHKLRVGAFNDPDAEMGPVITKDSLDRITKFVAEAEQHGGKLLIDGRTWDFGDSQGFFIGPSIIDHVKPGMPCYDEEIFGPVLAIVRVDSYDEAVSLINANPYANGTAIFTRDGRTAREFEFNIEVGMVGINVPIPVPIGAFSFGGWKNSLFGDTHMYGPESFNFYTRRKVVTSRWPLPDESQINLGFPTH; encoded by the coding sequence ATGCTGGTATCGCATTTTATTGGGGGAGTAGCAGTCGATGATTCCGCTCGATTCGGAACGGTAATGAATCCATCAACGGGCGAGGAGACTGGCCGTGTTGGGTTTGCCAGCGAAAGCACACTTGAAAAAGCCATTGATGCTGCAGAACAAGCATTTCCAGCATGGCGAGCGACCGGAATGGCTAAACGCGCGAATATTATGTTTCGGCTTCGTGAAATTATTACCTCCCGAGCCGATGAACTCGCTGCCGTTATTTCGCAAGAGCATGGCAAAGTGCTGTCTGATGCTGCCGGAGAGATCACCCGTGGACTAGAAAATGTAGAGTTTTGCGCGGGGCTGCTTCACCATATGAAAGGTGAATTCTTAGAGCAGGCTGCTCATGGTATCGATGTCCACCAAACCCGCCAACCACTCGGGGTGGTTGCATGTATAACGCCGTTTAATTTTCCGGCAATGGTGCCGCTATGGATGATTACTACCGCTATCGCTGCAGGGAATACCGTGATTTTAAAGCCCAGCGAACGTGATCCTTCGGCGGCAAACTGGATTGCGGAGGCATTCCATGAAGCTGGTTTGCCACCTGGTGTGCTCAATGTTGTTCACGGAGACAAAGCGGCAGTGGATCAACTTTTAGACTCACCTCGAATTCGTGCCGTGAGTTTTGTTGGCTCTACACCTGTAGCTCGTGCGATCTATACGCGCGCTGCGGCACAAGGAAAGCGCGTACAGGCACTCGGCGGGGCAAAGAATCATATGGTTGTTATGCCGGATGCGGATCTCGACGCCGCGGCAGACGCCGCTGTTTCTGCGGGTTATGGATCCGCAGGCGAACGATGCATGGCAATTTCCGTAGTTGTGGCGGTGGGAAATATTGCAGATGAGTTAGTGGAAAAGATTGTATCCCGAACGCACAAGCTTAGGGTTGGTGCTTTCAATGATCCAGATGCCGAAATGGGACCGGTAATTACCAAGGATTCATTGGATCGAATTACAAAGTTTGTTGCAGAAGCCGAACAGCATGGCGGAAAGTTACTTATTGATGGACGTACATGGGATTTTGGTGATTCGCAGGGATTTTTTATTGGCCCTTCGATCATTGACCATGTAAAGCCGGGCATGCCGTGTTATGACGAAGAAATCTTCGGTCCAGTCCTGGCCATTGTACGCGTTGATTCCTACGATGAAGCTGTGTCACTCATTAATGCAAATCCATATGCCAATGGGACTGCGATTTTCACTCGTGATGGACGAACTGCTCGGGAATTCGAATTTAATATCGAAGTGGGTATGGTCGGAATCAATGTGCCGATACCGGTACCAATTGGAGCCTTTTCATTTGGCGGTTGGAAAAATTCATTATTTGGAGACACACATATGTATGGCCCCGAATCATTCAATTTTTATACCCGCAGAAAAGTGGTGACCAGCCGGTGGCCGCTGCCAGATGAATCCCAAATAAACCTGGGTTTCCCCACACATTAA
- a CDS encoding PucR family transcriptional regulator — MTSNSVNDAWQYGHYLTIRDVLESPTLAHARVETFCPPEALDRPVRWVHVADAVRAGALLQGSELLLTTGIAWSDRADERIAMIDTFAQRSVAALVLELGSHWRQVPADVVKACKHYDIPLIVIHDEVKYVELTEYIHTLLLEHKVQQVMAIHEVTESFTSLMVNGAPTTQILAHASRLLQCPVVLEDLSHQVVCYAEGHMLPSTLLNNWSEKSRRWSAVISNYGTLTQCVTVDSENAIGARAIVRALTSGSIKDKRHEPELWTMIDVQARGLAWGRLFYYGRSLSVAGGDHILSQAAITLAMERLGSTNPYSWVDLIEKTAIERLVDNKYTTVQGVQEVLSASGFRMEGRHLFALLLEHHGSYIEPTVFRKQIRKTFNDADFLATPLESDPRLVIAALSIPANSQYHDIVEPLHAMAKNISDQYSTKIRIICSNASETTLELSALIRQLSHATPTPMPRAKVTVLPLSRTPLENLLLTLRDDVRVQHYVNSTLDPLILYDKNHHGDLLETLAAVLANPTSRKAAADQLHLSRTALYGRIATIERLLHMDLSDGETIFSLSLALKSMRNGVDTSPLKHNVAVQGVDKRTTR, encoded by the coding sequence GTGACTTCGAATTCCGTAAATGATGCCTGGCAATACGGCCACTACCTCACTATTCGCGATGTGCTTGAATCCCCCACCTTGGCCCATGCACGCGTAGAAACTTTTTGCCCACCCGAGGCACTCGATCGTCCGGTACGTTGGGTGCATGTTGCCGACGCCGTACGCGCAGGGGCACTCTTACAAGGCAGCGAACTGCTGCTCACCACGGGAATTGCCTGGAGCGATCGCGCAGACGAGCGAATAGCGATGATCGATACCTTTGCACAACGTTCTGTTGCAGCGCTGGTACTTGAACTTGGATCCCATTGGCGGCAAGTACCAGCCGATGTGGTCAAGGCATGCAAACACTACGATATTCCACTTATTGTTATCCACGATGAAGTTAAATACGTAGAACTAACGGAATACATTCATACGCTACTTTTGGAGCATAAAGTACAACAGGTTATGGCGATCCATGAAGTGACGGAGTCTTTTACGTCCCTTATGGTCAATGGCGCGCCAACCACACAAATCCTGGCACATGCCAGCAGGCTATTACAGTGCCCAGTGGTGCTCGAAGATTTATCCCATCAGGTCGTTTGCTATGCCGAAGGCCATATGCTGCCCAGTACATTGCTGAATAATTGGAGCGAAAAATCCCGCAGATGGTCAGCCGTAATTAGTAATTACGGCACACTTACGCAATGTGTCACTGTTGATTCCGAAAATGCCATTGGAGCGCGCGCCATCGTACGCGCATTAACAAGCGGGTCTATAAAAGATAAGCGCCACGAACCTGAGCTTTGGACCATGATTGATGTGCAGGCTCGAGGCTTAGCCTGGGGACGATTGTTTTACTATGGTCGGAGCCTTAGCGTCGCTGGTGGGGACCATATTTTAAGCCAAGCAGCGATTACTTTGGCAATGGAACGACTAGGGTCTACGAATCCGTATTCATGGGTCGATCTTATTGAAAAAACCGCTATCGAACGACTTGTTGATAATAAGTACACAACCGTTCAAGGAGTGCAGGAAGTACTCTCTGCGTCTGGTTTCCGCATGGAAGGCCGACACCTCTTCGCACTCCTTTTAGAACACCACGGTAGCTATATTGAACCAACAGTATTCCGCAAACAAATCCGCAAAACATTCAACGATGCTGATTTCCTTGCTACCCCACTCGAATCTGATCCGCGCCTGGTAATCGCCGCTCTTTCTATACCAGCAAATTCGCAATATCACGATATTGTTGAACCTTTGCACGCAATGGCCAAAAATATAAGCGATCAATATAGCACTAAAATACGGATTATTTGCTCCAATGCAAGTGAAACTACATTGGAGCTTTCTGCACTGATACGGCAACTTTCGCATGCAACTCCCACACCAATGCCACGCGCAAAAGTCACGGTGCTACCGCTAAGCCGAACGCCATTAGAAAATTTACTACTCACGTTACGTGATGATGTTCGTGTCCAACATTATGTAAATTCAACACTAGACCCACTGATTCTCTACGATAAGAATCATCATGGTGACCTGCTCGAAACATTAGCTGCGGTATTAGCAAATCCAACATCGCGAAAAGCTGCAGCAGACCAACTACATCTTTCTCGTACCGCACTCTACGGGCGAATCGCCACCATTGAACGGCTTCTTCATATGGATCTCAGTGATGGTGAAACTATATTCAGTTTGTCGCTTGCGCTAAAAAGCATGCGCAATGGTGTAGATACTTCACCGTTGAAACACAACGTTGCCGTTCAGGGCGTCGACAAGCGCACGACCAGATGA